A stretch of Chitinivibrionales bacterium DNA encodes these proteins:
- the trxA gene encoding thioredoxin, translating into MASDVLFEFTDANFEAEALKAPLPVLVDFWAEWCGPCKMLTPIIEEVAQEYGAKVKIGKLNVDQSPATASRYSVSNIPTILFIKAGNVVDQQVGLLAKKALKAKIDSFLQS; encoded by the coding sequence ATGGCAAGCGACGTCCTGTTTGAGTTTACCGATGCGAATTTTGAGGCCGAGGCGCTCAAGGCGCCCCTTCCGGTGCTCGTCGATTTCTGGGCCGAATGGTGCGGGCCGTGCAAGATGCTCACGCCCATCATCGAGGAGGTGGCGCAGGAGTACGGCGCCAAAGTGAAAATCGGCAAGCTCAACGTGGACCAGTCGCCCGCGACCGCTTCGCGCTACTCGGTGAGCAACATCCCCACGATCCTCTTTATCAAGGCGGGAAACGTCGTGGACCAGCAGGTGGGACTGCTTGCAAAAAAGGCGCTGAAGGCGAAAATAGATTCATTCCTACAATCTTGA
- a CDS encoding glycosyltransferase family 9 protein, with protein sequence MNILIIRLSSMGDVILATSVFSYLKRELPVSKIWFVTQEKYAELFSYDTRLARVVPVQKGAEKAAARELAGVEWNRIIDLQNSPKSRMLRKGLLSRQPAAAFQKLHGRRLALLWAGINLYRHGDHVVARYAKAAGFSKRDGAPFPSAGIILDKKKCEAVRKSASGSAMVRPMIALFPFSAWKNKEWPTANYAFVGRYFSIKGWGVMIAGGPQDVAAAEALKRRIGGQCLSTAGALSLYETACLVSICKLALGNDTGLCHLARACGVKTGVIYGPTTAHFGFFPYGDPPFRVFEARHFCRPCHAHGGNICYTGSRRCMTKIRPEMVIKGLEELHNDGKS encoded by the coding sequence ATGAACATCCTGATCATCCGCCTGTCCTCCATGGGCGACGTCATCCTCGCGACGTCGGTGTTTTCCTATTTGAAAAGAGAACTTCCCGTATCAAAGATTTGGTTTGTCACACAGGAAAAGTACGCCGAACTCTTTTCATACGACACAAGACTTGCGCGGGTCGTTCCGGTACAAAAGGGGGCTGAAAAGGCGGCGGCAAGGGAGCTTGCCGGCGTCGAATGGAACAGGATCATCGACCTGCAGAACAGCCCGAAAAGCCGCATGCTGCGGAAAGGCCTTTTGTCAAGGCAGCCCGCAGCGGCATTTCAAAAGCTGCATGGAAGGAGGCTGGCGCTTTTATGGGCCGGGATCAACCTGTATCGGCACGGCGACCACGTCGTCGCCCGCTACGCAAAGGCCGCCGGCTTTTCGAAACGCGACGGCGCACCGTTCCCTTCGGCGGGCATAATACTTGACAAGAAGAAATGCGAGGCGGTACGGAAAAGCGCGTCCGGCAGCGCCATGGTGCGGCCCATGATCGCCCTGTTTCCCTTCAGCGCGTGGAAGAACAAGGAATGGCCCACGGCAAATTACGCGTTTGTCGGACGGTATTTTTCGATAAAGGGATGGGGCGTCATGATCGCCGGCGGCCCGCAGGACGTCGCGGCGGCCGAAGCGTTAAAGCGCAGGATCGGCGGACAATGCCTTTCGACTGCCGGCGCGCTGTCGCTGTACGAAACCGCGTGCCTCGTCAGCATTTGTAAACTAGCGCTCGGCAACGACACCGGGCTTTGCCACCTGGCGCGCGCGTGCGGCGTGAAAACCGGCGTCATCTATGGACCCACCACGGCGCACTTCGGTTTTTTTCCCTATGGCGATCCGCCGTTCCGTGTTTTCGAGGCGCGGCATTTCTGCAGGCCGTGCCACGCGCACGGCGGAAACATCTGTTACACCGGTTCGCGGCGCTGCATGACGAAGATCAGGCCGGAGATGGTGATTAAAGGACTCGAGGAGTTGCATAATGATGGAAAATCCTGA